A stretch of Xenopus laevis strain J_2021 chromosome 8S, Xenopus_laevis_v10.1, whole genome shotgun sequence DNA encodes these proteins:
- the tapbp.S gene encoding tapasin has protein sequence MNPCFFYLLPSLLLIGFAFQSFGEAYETKPLACVLVEEIGGGGSSIPRTIRQTPVELHLIDPLNLIPEAPITSSPETLHLHVTDPSGKLLSPRLSSCEVTYLLPQEVPLAWVRSLTEEKRSPRALGHPWYSLSVKDDASGNTVSAVLGPQGEEDDKLTVFLAVYSTSATLYARLGDPLYVPCGFWRGQQFRSAIEWRHRALGDGKVLYAYDGRLDRIEEIFPGYEMNFSTLQSQGNASLLVDKVAVSDHGTFLCTIYLPYIRAQRDMQLEVTALPTVTFLPNPLFARPNEEITLSCEASHFHPLEISVELLRRLPGDSQFSVLPGVSLSTHTLNKDGTFSLTASLSIIASPEHHGARYFCRVRHISVPEGVTRSNTLHVAGVAGLSLEDGMYLFAVALALYGSLTFLHRKFKLVIGIHESKKDE, from the exons ATGAACCCGTGTTTCTTTTACCTCCTCCCGTCCCTTCTGCTGATTG GATTTGCGTTCCAAAGCTTTGGGGAAGCTTATGAAACTAAGCCTCTGGCCTGTGTATTGGTGGAAGAGATTGGGGGAGGAGGTAGTTCTATCCCTCGCACGATCCGTCAGACACCAGTTGAACTACATTTGATAGATCCCTTGAACCTAATTCCTGAAGCTCCTATAACTTCCAGTCCTGAAACTTTGCACTTACATGTGACTG ACCCTTCTGGAAAGTTACTGTCTCCAAGGCTCTCATCATGTGAAGTGACCTATCTGTTGCCCCAGGAGGTTCCACTGGCTTGGGTGCGCTCACTTACAGAGGAGAAACGTAGCCCACGGGCTCTTGGGCATCCTTGGTATAGCTTATCTGTGAAGGATGACGCAAGTGGAAACACTGTGAGTGCAGTGCTTGGTCCACAGGGGGAAGAAGATGACAAGTTGACAG tttttcttgcTGTGTATTCCACATCAGCAACCCTGTATGCCCGTCTTGGTGACCCACTGTATGTGCCTTGTGGTTTCTGGCGAGGCCAACAATTTCGTTCTGCAATTGAGTGGCGGCATCGTGCTCTTGGAGATGGAAAAGTGCTGTATGCTTATGATGGCAGACTGGACCGAATTGAAGAAATATTCCCAGGCTACGAGATGAACTTCTCCACTTTGCAGTCTCAAGGGAATGCATCACTCTTAGTGGATAAAGTGGCTGTCTCAGACCATGGCACCTTCCTCTGCACAATATACTTGCCCTATATAAGGGCACAAAGGGATATGCAGCTGGAAGTCACAG CCCTGCCTACAGTCACTTTCCTGCCTAACCCTCTCTTTGCTCGACCTAATGAAGAAATTACTCTCTCCTGTGAGGCTTCTCATTTTCACCCACTGGAAATCTCAGTAGAACTCCTGAGACGTCTTCCGGGGGATTCCCAGTTCTCTGTCCTTCCTGGCGTATCCCTGTCCACTCACACACTTAACAAGGATGGCACCTTCAGCCTTACAGCAAGCCTGAGCATCATCGCCAGCCCTGAACATCACGGAGCTCGTTACTTCTGCAGAGTCCGTCACATCAGTGTCCCAGAAGGAGTAACACGTTCAAATACCCTCCACGTTGCAG GTGTGGCAGGATTATCTCTTGAAGATGGGATGTACCTGTTTGCGGTGGCGTTAGCTCTATATGGATCCCTTACCTTTCTGCACAGGAAAT TTAAGCTGGTTATTGGTATCCACGAGAGTAAAAAG GATGAATAA
- the zbtb22.S gene encoding zinc finger and BTB domain-containing protein 22 — MDAAGPLIHVDFPDVASSLLESLNQQRMEGKLCDVSIHAQGRVFRAHRAVLAASSPYFHDQVLLKGMSSVSLPGVVDPGAFEAVLCAAYTGRLTMLADEIVNYLTVGSVLQMWHVVDKCSELLKESRGGSSCGIGEGAGSITGFTPQHPHSGRASENQSPSSSNYFSPREAPSEPCVERSRRRSEVASEGAEEAVGEPEQGGREASVASCSSYRRPSIVPQRHWVYVKKERPHQALLLTCEGEEEEDDELEEDQLSISDVRTLNAPEEQVNFCEPSDGMPYEESGPGSGYPQGPPLLPLDMQGNQLLVLPSGHGAAGQGGAGTSPGGEGGKIFLCHCGKAFSHKSMRDRHVNMHLNLRPFDCPVCGKKFKMKHHLTEHMKTHTGVKPYECEVCAKKFMWRDSFMRHRGHCERRHRASAGGGIVQALKDDPPV; from the coding sequence ATGGATGCTGCTGGGCCCCTCATCCATGTTGACTTTCCAGATGTAGCAAGTTCCCTTCTTGAGAGCCTAAATCAACAACGGATGGAGGGAAAACTATGTGATGTGTCAATACATGCGCAGGGCCGTGTATTTCGTGCTCATCGTGCAGTGCTTGCTGCTTCCTCCCCATACTTCCATGACCAAGTATTGCTTAAAGGCATGAGTTCTGTTTCTTTGCCAGGAGTTGTGGATCCAGGAGCATTTGAAGCTGTATTATGTGCTGCTTATACTGGACGTCTGACTATGTTAGCTGATGAAATTGTGAACTACTTGACTGTGGGTAGTGTTCTTCAGATGTGGCATGTAGTTGATAAATGTTCAGAGCTGCTGAAAGAATCTCGAGGAGGTAGCAGCTGCGGCATTGGGGAAGGAGCAGGTAGCATTACTGGTTTTACTCCTCAGCATCCTCACTCAGGCAGGGCAAGTGAGAATCAGTCACCAAGCAGTAGTAATTATTTCAGTCCTCGGGAGGCTCCTTCAGAACCCTGTGTAGAAAGGAGCCGAAGGAGGAGTGAAGTGGCTAGTGAAGGAGCAGAAGAAGCAGTTGGAGAACCAGAGCAAGGAGGCAGGGAGGCTTCAGTTGCAAGCTGTTCTAGTTACAGGCGACCCAGCATAGTGCCTCAACGACACTGGGTATATGTGAAAAAAGAGCGTCCGCACCAggctctgctattgacttgtgaGGGAGAAGAGGAAGAGGATGATGAGCTGGAGGAAGACCAACTGAGCATAAGTGATGTCCGCACTCTGAATGCGCCTGAGGAGCAAGTGAACTTTTGTGAACCATCAGATGGTATGCCATATGAGGAGTCGGGGCCTGGGTCAGGTTACCCACAGGGTCCTCCTCTTCTTCCCTTGGATATGCAAGGAAACCAGCTGCTTGTTTTGCCCTCAGGGCATGGGGCAGCAGGACAAGGTGGTGCTGGTACAAGCCCTGGAGGAGAGGGTGGTAAGATATTTCTTTGCCATTGTGGAAAGGCATTTTCTCATAAAAGCATGCGTGATCGCCATGTCAACATGCACCTCAATTTGCGCCCCTTCGACTGTCCTGTTTGTGGAAAGAAGTTCAAGATGAAGCACCACCTGACAGAACACATGAAGACGCACACAGGTGTAAAGCCATATGAGTGTGAAGTGTGCGCAAAGAAATTTATGTGGAGGGACAGCTTCATGAGGCATCGTGGCCACTGTGAAAGGAGGCACAGGGCCAGTGCAGGGGGAGGTATAGTCCAAGCTCTAAAGGATGATCCTCCTGtgtga